A genomic segment from Chitinophaga niabensis encodes:
- a CDS encoding nuclear transport factor 2 family protein, translating into MTTQELAVKLANYCREGQFETVMKEMFADDVVSIEPYPTPGFEKETKGKEACFAKAELFNSMVQEVHSIAVSEPLVAENTIAFTLDMELTMKERGRTKMNELCVYTVKDGKITAEQFFY; encoded by the coding sequence ATGACTACCCAGGAATTAGCGGTAAAACTTGCAAACTACTGTCGTGAAGGGCAGTTTGAGACAGTAATGAAAGAAATGTTCGCAGACGATGTGGTGAGCATTGAACCATATCCCACACCGGGCTTTGAGAAGGAAACAAAGGGAAAGGAAGCCTGTTTCGCGAAAGCAGAACTGTTTAATTCAATGGTGCAGGAAGTGCATTCCATTGCTGTTTCAGAACCATTGGTGGCAGAGAATACGATTGCCTTTACACTTGATATGGAACTCACAATGAAGGAAAGAGGCCGTACAAAAATGAATGAACTGTGCGTATACACAGTAAAGGATGGTAAAATTACCGCAGAACAGTTCTTCTATTGA
- a CDS encoding DUF1415 domain-containing protein: MVEIIAQTKDWIKKVVVGCNFCPFAAKELKQDTIHYEVVTTTGIRAARLAFLAECVRLDNDESIATTMVIFPEAFPVFLDYLNLVDAVEKMLQQEGYEGIYQVASFHPLYQFAGTEPEDAANYTNRSVYPMLHILREAQIEMALLNFPDPESIPERNVKFAHEKGRVYMKMLRDSCL, translated from the coding sequence ATGGTAGAAATAATTGCACAGACAAAGGACTGGATTAAAAAAGTAGTGGTAGGATGCAATTTCTGTCCATTTGCAGCGAAAGAACTTAAACAGGATACCATTCATTACGAAGTAGTAACAACTACCGGGATCAGGGCAGCAAGGCTGGCCTTCCTGGCAGAATGTGTACGGCTGGATAATGATGAAAGCATTGCCACCACAATGGTTATTTTCCCGGAGGCATTCCCTGTTTTCCTGGATTACCTGAACTTAGTGGATGCCGTGGAAAAAATGCTACAGCAGGAAGGATACGAGGGTATTTACCAGGTAGCCAGCTTTCATCCCTTATACCAGTTCGCGGGCACTGAGCCGGAGGATGCTGCTAACTACACCAACAGGTCTGTATATCCCATGCTGCATATCCTCAGGGAAGCGCAGATCGAAATGGCTTTGTTGAATTTCCCGGATCCGGAAAGTATTCCTGAAAGGAATGTGAAATTTGCCCATGAAAAGGGCAGGGTGTATATGAAAATGCTAAGAGATAGTTGCTTATAA
- a CDS encoding CDGSH iron-sulfur domain-containing protein: MATTKITVNNNGSLKVEGDFEIVDKNGNAYDLAGRDVVSICRCGRSQNKPFCDGSHKGHFEHEAIAFALPPKKV, encoded by the coding sequence ATGGCTACTACTAAAATCACTGTGAACAACAACGGCTCCCTGAAGGTTGAGGGAGATTTTGAGATTGTTGACAAAAACGGGAATGCGTACGACCTGGCAGGAAGGGATGTGGTGTCCATCTGCAGGTGCGGCCGTTCTCAAAACAAACCTTTCTGTGATGGTTCACACAAAGGTCATTTCGAACATGAAGCAATTGCCTTCGCTCTGCCACCAAAGAAAGTATAA